The Salvelinus sp. IW2-2015 unplaced genomic scaffold, ASM291031v2 Un_scaffold1838, whole genome shotgun sequence genome includes a window with the following:
- the LOC112072154 gene encoding forkhead box protein N3-like: MVECYGHVPQGVIQNGARMMSHGLYTGIRPLPINPVGIRTAADRSVLSGGCRKHSISHPACDSPLVSSDPKEDHTYSTNQSDDGSDYTSDSSLRSNGPIARDVANDSDFDYEDDEDDKSKIQLEIKKEEPRDWPIDTIDSTPSSQQHNKKRYHFLKAKQRMGDTLPLKKRRTEKPPESDDEEMKEAAGSLLHLAGVRACLNNITNRTAKGQKEQKEPTKN, from the exons ATGGTTGAGTGTTACGGCCATG tccctCAGGGAGTGATCCAGAACGGAGCCAGAATGATGAGTCATGGCCTGTACACAGGAATACGACCACTACCCATCAATCCCGTAGGGATCAGGACAGCTGCTGACAG atcAGTGCTGTCCGGAGGCTGTCGGAAGCATAGCATCAGCCATCCCGCCTGCGACTCCCCGTTGGTCAGCAGCGACCCCAAGGAGGACCACACCTACAGCACCAACCAATCGGATGATGGCAGCGACTACACCAGCGACTCCAGTCTCCGCAGCAATGGCCCAATTGCCCGGGACGTCGCCAACGATTCAGACTTTGACTACGAGGACGACGAAGACGACAAGAGCAAGATCCAGCTGGAGATCAAGAAGGAGGAGCCGCGCGATTGGCCTATAGACACGATAGACTCCACCCCTTCCAGCCAGCAGCACAACAAGAAGCGGTATCACTTCCTGAAAGCCAAGCAGCGGATGGGCGACACCCTCCCGCTAAAGAAACGGCGCACAGAGAAGCCGCCAGAGAGTGATGACGAGGAGATGAAGGAGGCAGCGGGTTCGCTGCTCCACCTGGCGGGCGTCCGGGCCTGCTTGAACAATATCACCAACAGAACCGCCAAGGGCCAGAAAGAACAGAAAGAACCCACAAAAAACTGA